In the genome of Zobellia nedashkovskayae, the window GCCATTTTTATAATAGACTGAATCAGAAACTTCTTTTTCTTTGGAAATGAAATCAACAAAGAGAAATTACTTGCCCCTTCACTATCCTTAAAAATAGCAGTCTCATAAAGCATATCCTTTTCGAACTTAAACTTCCTAGACTTTACCTTAGTGGGAAGCCCTCTGCTATACACCCCATATTCGTATTCAATATTAAGGTTTCTATTCTTTAGTTCACGATCAAGAAGCAATTGTATTTCTTGATTGGAAACCCTTTTATGAATAGGCACTTTTTTGGCATACTCACTAAAAACATCTTCGAACTGGGCTTTTTCAATAGCCGACAGTCCTCCTATTTTTTCAAGTTTCTGTACTGCATTCAGTTTATACTCTTTACCGTCCAACCCGTAATCTTCTTTAAAGATTGTTTTGGTACGCTTGCTAGTATAATTTTTAATTGTAGTAATCGTATCACTACCATTACCATTATCAAAGAACGTAGATGCTATATTATAATCTTCTTCTAAAATACCATGGGAATAAAACCGAATCTCATTGGAATTTATATCACGGTCTATAAAAAAGATATTTCTTAAATGAGAGCTTTTAGGCTCACCTACACTATCTTTTATGTTTATGTAACGCTCAAAATAATCCTTTGTTTCCCGCTCTTCTATTTTATCGGAAACTTCATTTAAAACCTCCGATACTGTATTAGAAAACTGTTCTTCCTTGTCTTCCACAGACTGCTTTATCCACAAGAACTGAACAGATATAATTCCTATCAGGGAGAGACTCATTAACGCCACCAAAAGGACAAATAACCTCTTATTCATTAGAAAGCAAAATTAAAGATTTAACATATAGCAGATGATACGTTTAACCAAACCTTAACAAAAATGTTAAAACTGCGTGAGGGCTATATTTTATTAAGTAAATCGCGATGAACATCTAAGACTTGAACCTTTGTTTGTTCTAAATTCTCATTTTGGATGATATAGTCCGAAGATTCTATTTTCTTATTATCGCTTAACTGATTTTTCATTCTAGCTTCTATACCTTCAACTGTATTAGATGCATCGCGTTGCATTATACGGTTAATTCTGGTCTCCTTAGGTGCGGTTACCAAAATGATACAATCATAAAAATCCTGTGAGCCAATTTCAAATATAATGGCCGCTTCTTGAATTACATAATTTGAGCTTTGATCTTCTGCCCAACTTATAAAATCTTTTCGAACAGCAGGATGTACTATCCCGTTTAAGGTGTTCAGTAATTCTTTGTTATTGAATACTTTTTTTGACACGTAGGCCCTATCCAATTTTCCGTCCTTATAGGCTTCATTTCCAAGAAGTTCTTTTATAGCAGTTATTAACTCTGGTAATTTTTGCATTAAGTCTTTTGCCCGTTCATCAGAATTATAAACAGGTACACCCAACTCCTCAAACATTTTGGCAACAGTGGTCTTACCACTCCCTATACCACCTGTTAAGCCTACGATTATCATTTTTTGTTCAATATATATTCCACACTGTTCTGTTCCAGTTTTACACTGTGCAGACCACTTGGTTTTTTCCTTAATTCTAATTGCAATTCATCTGTATTTCCGTCTTTCAATTGTCCGTAGTCTACAATGACTTCAAAATCTGATGCCTCCAATTTTTTAAGTCGTTTTAACTTGGCCTTACACAAAACATTAACTTTGTCCGGAAATGTTTTTACATCAATATTACTAGGAAAATGTACGGTCTTTATTGGCACTTCAAAAACCTTTTCGGAAAATCTAGCAATTTTCGCCGTAAGCTCCACTTTACTGGCGGAGTACCGGGTATTCCTTAGAAATTTAGATTTATAGATATTCACAGTTTCTGAAAAGTCAGCATCTAAATCAGGAAGCGTTAGCTTATTGGTGCGCACAACATTTATACTATCAATTTCTTTGGAAGGACCTGTAATGGTAATAGAATCTGGCTGTATTTCCATCTTACCGTCTAGAAGGTAATTGGTGGCCATATTTACTTCTACATTGGGTCTTACCGGCACTTTTTTAGAAATTACAGCCAACATACCCACGAAGAGGGTATCAGTTTCAATATCTATTAAAGACATTGATGTACTTAATTGCCTTTCTACTTGCTTTCGATATACTTTTTGAGGAATATAAAATATGGAGTCTTTTTGCAAAGCATCGGCAAGATCTATAGACACCTTAGCATGTTTAAAATTAAACCCAAGAAGCTGAAATCCACCTGCCTTAAGTTTTACTTTTAATTCATTATCTGTGGCGCCTTTAAACAAATAACCTTCTGGAACGTTCACATATTCCAAATCAAAATTAGTCGTACTCACATAACTCTCAGAGAGGTTATTAATGAGCCATATTAAGGTCGAAAAAAATAAAAACACCAAAAATATCTTTACTTTTCTCTTCTTAAGAGCCTTCTTGACTTTATCTATTATCCAGTTTACCAATTATTTGAAGAATAAGTGAGGAAATAATTTTTCCGGTTCCTTTTTGCTAAAGTTAAGAAAGATGGTCGATTTTAAAAAACCATATCCATATCCCATAAATTGAATACCTACAGCCACTAGAGAAAGTAAGGCAACCGCCAAATTTCTATTCTTTAAAAGTGAATCTAAGAAAATGAGCGAAAAATAGATAATATATAAATATATAGGCAAGCTAATCCCTATTGCCAGAAATAAAAGCGACGCTAAAAAACCCAAACAAAACAATGTTGGGAACCAATAGGTCATTTTTGATGTCTTTGGGTGCCATTTATTTAAAATTGGACGAACACTTCCGAATTTCTTCACTTGAATAAAAAACTTATTCCAGTCTATACGACGCTTATGATATACAAAAGCTTCAGGTATAAGCTTAGTATCAAAACCTTTGTTCCAAATGCGAAACGTAAAGTCCGGGTCTTCACCAGGATGAATTTTTCCGAATCCACCAACGGTTTCGAATACCGTTTTAGAAATCCCCATATTAAAGCTGCGAGGCTGAAACTTATCCAATGCTTTTTTATTCCCACGAATTCCTCCAGTGGTTAACACAGAAGTCATAGCATAGTTAATAGCTTTTTGCAAAAGCCCAAAAGACTCATGAGCAGCATCGGGTCCACCAAAACAGTGAACAAAGTTATTTCTCAAAGCATTATCTACCGCATCTAAATACTGCGGCGGAATCATACAATCTGAATCTACAATAAGAAAGTAATTGCCCTTGGCAAGGGCCATTCCGTAATTCCTAGAATCTCCAGGTCCTGAATTGGACTTTTTGTAATATGAAATAGTAAGCTTATCCTTATATTTCTCCACCACTTCTTCCGAAGAAAGTGTTGAGCCGTCTTCTACAATCAATACTTCAAAATCCTTGGAATAGGTCTGGTGCGCTAGACTTTCTAGCAGCTCCGCTATTTCATCGGGTCTATTATAAACAGGAACTATAAACGAAAAAGATAAATCCATGAGCTTTTATACGGAAGTTCTTAGGGCATTTTTCATTACTTAAGTAGGTAATGTAAAATGCCCATAATATATGCCGAAAACAAATATTCTTCGCCAGAATTTAATCTATTGAAAGCTATTTTATTTCTACTCGGTAAAACGTTCTATAATCTCTTGGCTAACACCTGTATTTGAGAAACCACCATCATGAAACAAGTTTTGCATTGTAACTTTTCTGGTAAGGTCAGAGAAAAGAGTAACAGTATAGTCTGCACATTCTAATGCCGTTGCATTCCCTAAAGGCGACATTTTTTCAGCATAACTAATAAAACCGCCAAAACCTTTCACACCCTGACCGGCTGTGGTTGGTGTTGGTGATTGTGATATGGTATTCACACGAACATTTTTCTCTTTTCCGAAGAAATAACCAAAACTACGTGCTACAGACTCTAAATAAGCTTTATTATCTGCCATGTCATTATAATCAGGAAAAACACGCTGTGCTGCCATATAAGTCAAAGCAACTATACTTCCCCATTCTTCCATAGCATCGGCTTTATACAAGCTTTGCATCACCTTATGAAAAGATAAAGCAGAAACATCCCATCCTTTAGAAGTAAAGTCATATTTCTCATCAGTATAAGAACGTCCTTTCCTAACGTTTACGGACATACCGATTGCATGTAATACAAAATCGATTTTTCCTCCAAGAATTTCAACTGACTGAGCTACCAAGTTTGCTAAATCTTCTTCGCTAGTTGCATCGGCAGGAATAACCTGAGAACCAGTTTTTTCGGCCAAATCTTTAATTTGCCCTAAACGCATGGCTACAGGTGCATTGGTCAAAACAAAAGTACCGCCTTCTTCATGAATACGTTCTGCTGTTTTCCACGCTATTGAATTTTCATCCAAAGCTCCAAAAATAATTCCTCTCTTACCTTTTAATAAATTATACGACATTGTGATAGATTCTGTTGGTTGTTCTTAAAGCGCCAAAGATATTTAAAAAGTTGGCAACAAATAGTTGCCACATGAAGAAAAACGTATTTATAAGTCTAAAAATCACCTTAAAAACCAAATACAGCCTCTAGCAACCTGTCCAGCACCTCTTTTTCTAGTTCAAAAGTTGCCTTGCGTGAGCCATAGCGGAATCAGATAACTCTTTACCTCCCAACATTTCAGCCAACTCCACTACCCTTTCCTCTTTGTTCAATTGCTTCATGTTTGTTTTTGTAACGGCACCTTCTTCCAACTTATAGACTTTAAAATGATGATCACCTTTTGAGGCTACCTGAGGTAAATGTGTAATAGAGAACACTTGCATGCTTTTACTCATTGCTTGCATAATATCACCCATTTTACCTGAGATTTCACCAGAAACTCCAGTATCAATCTCATCGAACATGATGGTAGGCAAGTTTTCGTATTTCGCTAATATCGATTTGATGGTAAGCATAATCCTGGAAAGTTCACCACCTGAGGCTACTTTCTTCAGCTCACCGTAATCACCTCCTTTATTAGCGGAAAACAAAAATGTAAGTCCGTCTGCTCCGTTTGCTTTAAAGTCGTTCGCCTTAAAAAGCTCTATCTTAAAAGTAGCACTAGGCATACCCAAAGCTTTTAGAGAATCTTCTAATTGTTTTTTAAGTTGCGGGATAACCTTTTTACGCTTGGCCGTTAGAACATCGGCTGCTTTCTGCAGGGCGACTTTTTGACCTACAAGCTCTTTTTCTTTCTTTTCTATATCAGCTTCAAGATTTTCTGTGACACTTACTTTTTCAGAAAGTTCTTCTCTAATTCGCAGTAATTCGGAAACCTCTTGAACTCCATGTTTTTTCTGCAAATCATAAAGTTGTTGCAACTTCGTATTAATTTCTTCCAGTACCTGTGGATTCGCTTCTGTTCCCTCCTGATAGTTCTGAAGTTCGGAAGCTATATCATCAACTTCTATAAAAACAGACTGCACGCGCTCGTTCAGGTCTGCATACTGAGTTCCAAAACCAGATAATCTATTGGCAATTTGTTTGAGCTCCGTAAGTAGACTTACAATGCCTACCTGTTCATCATTAAGTAGTTGGTGACCTGAAGAAATAAGTTCTAAAATATTCTCTACGTTGTTCAGTTGCTCGTACTGCTCTTCCAAATCTTCTTGCACTCCTAACTTTAAAGGTGCCGCTTGAAGCTCTTCTAACAGAAAGCTATTGTAATCATGTTCTTTATTTGCTTCTTTCTGAAAATTAATAAGTTCAGATAGCTCTTTTGAAGTTGTTTTATATAAAAGAAGTTTTGCCGTATAGTCGGCTAGCCCACTCTTATTATCAGCAAGGGCATCTATTACCTTTAACTGAAAATCGTTATCCGTTAACTGAAGCGTTTGGTGCTGGGAATGCACATCTATAAGACTACTACCCAAACGGGTTAGAATATCTAATGTAACAGGTGAATCATTAATAAAAGCACGGGATTTCCCGCTGGGCTGAATCTCTCTTCTTATGATGGTTCGTTCCTCGTAATCCAAATCGTTATCTTTAAAAAAAGACTCCAAATTATATTTGTCAATTTGAAATTCCGCTTCTATAACGCATTTTTTATCCTTGTCTCTTAAAGAAGATAAATCGGCACGTTTTCCCAAAACTAGGGACAAACCACCCAACAAAATCGACTTTCCTGCACCAGTTTCACCTGTAATACAGGTAAACCCATTGGTGAAGTCTACATTGAGATTATCTATTAATGCGTAATTTTTTATGGAAAGGTGTACTAGCACAGTTTTCTATTCGATTTGTGCTGTAAAGATAATTGATAATTTGGTACTGAAAGAACTAGTACTTAATATCGTTCCAAGTACTGGAATATAAGGGAGCAATACTGTTTAACGTCTCTTTTAACTGCACAATATCTACTTTTGGCCCGTCTGAAAAGATGTTTTGTATCTCATCTGACTTGGCATCAAAGAAAGTCTGAATCAAAAAAGCGTTAGGCCTACGTTTAATCATCGTCTCAAAAAGTTTCATTGTACCGGCAATAACTTGTTTGCCTGTACTATTATTATCTCCAAGAATATCAAGACCCTTACGGTGATAATTATACATAGCTATACGGTACTCACGATAGGTATTGGACAAAAGGTTATCTACCAACTCAAACCTACTACGATCACTATTTTGATCCCAACCCGTATAATTGCTACCTTGAGCTTGGGTGGTAATTTGCTGTGCTTTCCTAAAATATTCAGTTCCGCCTTCTAAGGAGAAAGTATCTGCATCAAGACCCAACATGGTGTACACATAAAAAGAAACAACACTTACAAGATTAGATTCAAAAACGTTTTCATTGAACACCAAAGGCTGAAATTCAATGTATTCAAAATTGAGTTGATTATCCTTATAGTTGAAAATAGGGGTTTCGTATGATGTATTAAAAACAGGACGTGAAGATTGAATCTGAATATTACCCTCAAATCTATTAGACTCGTAATTTGTAATGGTAATAAACATTTGGCTGTTTATACGTTCATTATCCTTGTAAGTACGATTCGTCCACTTGTTCTTATTGATAAAATCATTTAAAGAACGTTCTAAGGTTTTAAAGATCTGTTGATTGGTTTGCGAGACTTGATCCGCATTTATAGTAACGACACAATTCATTTCCTGCGCCGAAACGGACATCATAAAAAATGAACAAAAAAATATAAGTATGAAGTTACGCATGGTATCTTTTCAAGATTTCATCAAAAATGTCTTTGGCCACCTCTGCCTTTGTCTTTAGTTCAAACGGCTTAATTCCAGAATTCTTATCTATGAAAGTAATTTTGTTCGTAGGTTTTCCAAAACCAGCTCCTTTATCGTTCAGAGAGTTTAGAACAATGGCATCTAAATTTTTCTTTTTGAGCTTGCCTATAGCATTTTCAAGCTCATTTTCTGTCTCCAAAGCAAAACCAACCAAAAACTGCTTTTCCTTCTGATTACCCAGTGATAGCAAGATATCTTTGGTCTTCACCAAGTCAATCGAAAATTCGGTTTCTTTTTTCTTTATTTTCTGATTAGCTACCGTCTTCGGCCTGTAGTCCGCAACTGCAGCAGCGCAGATAGCTACATCTATATTTTTATAGTGCAGATGTACCTCATTGTACATTTCTTCCGCAGAGGTTACTTTTTT includes:
- the recN gene encoding DNA repair protein RecN, which encodes MLVHLSIKNYALIDNLNVDFTNGFTCITGETGAGKSILLGGLSLVLGKRADLSSLRDKDKKCVIEAEFQIDKYNLESFFKDNDLDYEERTIIRREIQPSGKSRAFINDSPVTLDILTRLGSSLIDVHSQHQTLQLTDNDFQLKVIDALADNKSGLADYTAKLLLYKTTSKELSELINFQKEANKEHDYNSFLLEELQAAPLKLGVQEDLEEQYEQLNNVENILELISSGHQLLNDEQVGIVSLLTELKQIANRLSGFGTQYADLNERVQSVFIEVDDIASELQNYQEGTEANPQVLEEINTKLQQLYDLQKKHGVQEVSELLRIREELSEKVSVTENLEADIEKKEKELVGQKVALQKAADVLTAKRKKVIPQLKKQLEDSLKALGMPSATFKIELFKANDFKANGADGLTFLFSANKGGDYGELKKVASGGELSRIMLTIKSILAKYENLPTIMFDEIDTGVSGEISGKMGDIMQAMSKSMQVFSITHLPQVASKGDHHFKVYKLEEGAVTKTNMKQLNKEERVVELAEMLGGKELSDSAMAHARQLLN
- the porD gene encoding type IX secretion system protein PorD; its protein translation is MRNFILIFFCSFFMMSVSAQEMNCVVTINADQVSQTNQQIFKTLERSLNDFINKNKWTNRTYKDNERINSQMFITITNYESNRFEGNIQIQSSRPVFNTSYETPIFNYKDNQLNFEYIEFQPLVFNENVFESNLVSVVSFYVYTMLGLDADTFSLEGGTEYFRKAQQITTQAQGSNYTGWDQNSDRSRFELVDNLLSNTYREYRIAMYNYHRKGLDILGDNNSTGKQVIAGTMKLFETMIKRRPNAFLIQTFFDAKSDEIQNIFSDGPKVDIVQLKETLNSIAPLYSSTWNDIKY
- a CDS encoding glycosyltransferase, which codes for MDLSFSFIVPVYNRPDEIAELLESLAHQTYSKDFEVLIVEDGSTLSSEEVVEKYKDKLTISYYKKSNSGPGDSRNYGMALAKGNYFLIVDSDCMIPPQYLDAVDNALRNNFVHCFGGPDAAHESFGLLQKAINYAMTSVLTTGGIRGNKKALDKFQPRSFNMGISKTVFETVGGFGKIHPGEDPDFTFRIWNKGFDTKLIPEAFVYHKRRIDWNKFFIQVKKFGSVRPILNKWHPKTSKMTYWFPTLFCLGFLASLLFLAIGISLPIYLYIIYFSLIFLDSLLKNRNLAVALLSLVAVGIQFMGYGYGFLKSTIFLNFSKKEPEKLFPHLFFK
- a CDS encoding sensor histidine kinase, which translates into the protein MNKRLFVLLVALMSLSLIGIISVQFLWIKQSVEDKEEQFSNTVSEVLNEVSDKIEERETKDYFERYINIKDSVGEPKSSHLRNIFFIDRDINSNEIRFYSHGILEEDYNIASTFFDNGNGSDTITTIKNYTSKRTKTIFKEDYGLDGKEYKLNAVQKLEKIGGLSAIEKAQFEDVFSEYAKKVPIHKRVSNQEIQLLLDRELKNRNLNIEYEYGVYSRGLPTKVKSRKFKFEKDMLYETAIFKDSEGASNFSLLISFPKKKKFLIQSIIKMALLSLLFTLVIVIAYSGAIYQLIRQKQIAEIKSDFINNMTHEFKTPIATINLAVEAIRNPKIIADPEKVDRYLTMIREENKRMHAQVENVLRISKLEKNQLDISKDRVDVHDIIEDAIAHVELIVADRGGYIETHLDASRTEVLASEMHFTNVIVNILDNAIKYSVEAPRIDIYTEVVKNYIVIKVKDQGAGMSKAVVKKVFEKFYREHTGDLHNVKGHGLGLAYVKKIVDDHQGEVYAESEKGKGSTFYIKLPLI
- a CDS encoding CdaR family protein — protein: MSTTNFDLEYVNVPEGYLFKGATDNELKVKLKAGGFQLLGFNFKHAKVSIDLADALQKDSIFYIPQKVYRKQVERQLSTSMSLIDIETDTLFVGMLAVISKKVPVRPNVEVNMATNYLLDGKMEIQPDSITITGPSKEIDSINVVRTNKLTLPDLDADFSETVNIYKSKFLRNTRYSASKVELTAKIARFSEKVFEVPIKTVHFPSNIDVKTFPDKVNVLCKAKLKRLKKLEASDFEVIVDYGQLKDGNTDELQLELRKKPSGLHSVKLEQNSVEYILNKK
- the coaE gene encoding dephospho-CoA kinase (Dephospho-CoA kinase (CoaE) performs the final step in coenzyme A biosynthesis.), with the protein product MIIVGLTGGIGSGKTTVAKMFEELGVPVYNSDERAKDLMQKLPELITAIKELLGNEAYKDGKLDRAYVSKKVFNNKELLNTLNGIVHPAVRKDFISWAEDQSSNYVIQEAAIIFEIGSQDFYDCIILVTAPKETRINRIMQRDASNTVEGIEARMKNQLSDNKKIESSDYIIQNENLEQTKVQVLDVHRDLLNKI
- a CDS encoding enoyl-ACP reductase FabI; protein product: MSYNLLKGKRGIIFGALDENSIAWKTAERIHEEGGTFVLTNAPVAMRLGQIKDLAEKTGSQVIPADATSEEDLANLVAQSVEILGGKIDFVLHAIGMSVNVRKGRSYTDEKYDFTSKGWDVSALSFHKVMQSLYKADAMEEWGSIVALTYMAAQRVFPDYNDMADNKAYLESVARSFGYFFGKEKNVRVNTISQSPTPTTAGQGVKGFGGFISYAEKMSPLGNATALECADYTVTLFSDLTRKVTMQNLFHDGGFSNTGVSQEIIERFTE